The Drosophila biarmipes strain raj3 chromosome X, RU_DBia_V1.1, whole genome shotgun sequence genome includes the window AATGTATCAAGAGCGTTCACCAAAAGTCCTTTTCGACTAATCACTATACAGGGTACAGTACTCAGTgggctatttatttattcgttaAAACTAAAAGGTGATATTATAGTTATAAACTGAAACATATCTGTATCACCTAAATTGGCTTGaaacataattaaaaacttaaagatatgctccaaaaaaatgtttttttattaaatgtatacaagactcatccatttaaaatatttttgacttCTTTTTAGTGATCTAAGGGTTTGAGTCTAACAGGAAATACCATCATCCTTCTAGGGGCATAAGGGCTGTTCGCTAGtgtaatttatatgtatagtATACTTTAGGGGGTCGGAAACGGATGTACATGTCGTATGAGTATTTTTTAGCAAACTTTGAGAACGCTTTGCAAGGTCTAATTCGCAAGAatctattttttctttattagtAAATTTTTAAACCTCTAATTTTTGAGTTATTTTCTCTAATAAACACGATTTTCAAAAACTATGCAACATATCTGAGTGAATCAAAGCTCATTCATTCAGTATTACATTCTTTCCTCCAACCTGGTTACATGAAAAGGCTTTTTTGTTATTCTTTAATGGGgtattaaataacattttcttacCTGTAAATTACcacttttaaaaacatattttacttGTTTGTTATCATTTCATTCGCGGGTTTTAGGTtcaaatagaaaataaatcaaatattgttttttttattttggacaaGAATTAAGAGGTCTATTCTGTCAATAACCAAGAAACTCAAAGATCGAGAAGCTTTGgcactttttataaatttgtttgaaaattaCGGTCCTATTACTCTGTATAGGACCGtaattttcaaacaaatttttaaaaagtttggTCAATCTTTTGGACCTCCTTAGGAACGCAGTGCAACGGTgattgttttatttcttttaaagaaatttgaaCTGTTTGCATGTACGTATCTATGTATCTGTAAAAGTTTGATGATAAATTTCTGACGGAGCTACAGCTTTTGCCGTAATCTATTGTTTTTTGCAGCACTAAAAACACACTCGCTTTCAAACTGAGCTCACAAACAGCATTAAAACAGAAGGAAATGGCCATATCGACTGCTCTAGTgaagaaagaaataatatatgtattcACTCTATAGGGTCTGGAAAATTTCCGTCACTGTGTTGCAAACTACTTACGACAACtgttataccctctgcaagagtataaaaacaatttaaaaatacctgttgctatatttattattaatacaaCAGGGAACATACAAATTGCGCGACTGTTTTGTGTTATGTGCGAATACAGTGTCAACACGAAAAGGGAAATATACCAATTCcttgcatttttttaagtgacgTCAAATGTGAGATTTGTCACCTTTCCTAATACTCCCCTACGTGTAGGGggttttcattaattttcatttcttaaccAGATTCAACGTCTGGTTTTGAAAGAGATTAGTTACTTCACAGTACCACCCAACTGCTACGTATATTAGGACGCTATATGTCACACATTCAAATGAAATATCAGTTTTCcactttaaaatgaatatatattttttgcacaTTGTTTGCGTTTTGACAAATATAGCAATAAATTACGACTACAtattagaaataataataattaacatttaatgAGCGTTCAGATGTTGATTTTGCGGCTTATGCGAACGCGGCCCGATAAAAAGAGAAActtaacaagaaaaaaacagaacaagttatctaaataccaaatatatatatatatgcgtGTGAAACTGACGCGGGTTTTCTCCTGCCGCCATCATAACAAACAATACATAATTCGCTACCTCCGCGACTCTTTTTCATATTACCTTCAGCTTTTCTGTTTTTACATAATATTATTGACTAAATTGTAGATCAACGAATGTCTGTTTTCCATCTCCATGTGGCACCACCAGCAGAAAGCTTAAAGCATTGTAAGTATCGAAGGGTGCCTAAATACCACTTTGCATTGACATTCTTTTCATTAAAAAGTGTTTAgagaaaatgcatttaaaaattatataagccAAGTTGAAGGGGGtttgaaatgaaatatttggaATATGTTTATAACGTTAAcccaaaaatcatttaaaaataaaaaaaagtttacagttgttaaaaaataaataaagtagtGTTGGTCTTTCCCTCTGCAACAGTTGATATGATTCGATTTTAAGGTATGCACTTTCCTTATTGCAAGGTTTAAAAACGAGATATTTCAATTATGTCAACAGAATTTAGAGGAGGATGAGATATACGTGAACAGTATTGGTAAAATTACGACATTCCTGCAGTTTGCGATTTGGGCTAACTATTTGGTCATGCTGGACAGCCAGTGGTGCTGGTGGCGATGGTGATGCGGCTGGCGCTAGTTGGACTTGGTGAATTCAGTGCGGTTGGCGGCCACTTCGGCCAGAATGAGTAGATCTGAGGTAGAGGAGGTCACGTCAAAGGCCGGCTGCGAGGAGAGTGACGAGGACGATGACGAGGAGTTCGAAGACAGTGGTGGCGAGGTCGACGACGAGGCTACAGAGGCATTCACCGCCTTTGGCGCATCACTCTGGTTGAAGTAGTAGCTGCCGTTGATGGTCAGTGGCAGAATGGAGGCCACTTCCTGCTCGATGGCGCTGACATCGCGCCGCGTGATGCTTTCTTTGCGCGCCTTGCGCCGCTGGCTGCCCACGGCCTGcatttgctgttgctgctgcttgaTCCTCACCATATGCTCGCTGGCTGCAGTGGCCGCTCCTTTTGTCGTTGCAGCTGCTGTATTGGAAACCACTGATCCGCTGCTGGTGCTGTTTGAATTCCTCTGCTTCTTATTGCCACTAaacttcttcttctttttggtGCTTCGCTTGCGCTGCAGATACGCATCCAAGCTGAGGGCCGGCAGCTCCTTGATCTTCTCCTCGAGATCGAAGAAACCACTGTTGCTAGACTCGGAAACGCTCCGCGGATGCTTCTGATTGGAATCCGAACTTCTGTTTTGGCGCTCCGGGGGCGAAACGGGCGGCGTATTGGGACCTGCGTCTAGGGGAAGGTCTACAAAGTTTCCACCCAAGTTTCCTGCTGGCGGTGAGCGAGCCTTGCTCTTTTTAGCTATGGCGGCGAGTTGTCCAGAGTTGACTAGCTCCTGGTATATCTTGCCTTTGCAGGAGCGTGATGATTTGGCCTTCTTGCTGGGAGAGCCACCGCTGACCGCCTCCTCCTCGCTGGAATTGCTCGAGTTGCTGTCCGGCAAGGTGCGCTTATTGACATTGCCATTTGGATTGCCACCTGGCATATGGGCGGATAGAAACTGACTGGTCTCGCTGAGCGCCTGCTGTAGGGCGAAGTCTTTCTCCTGTACTTGGACTTGCAGGAGGGAGCTCAGCTCCCCCATCTGCGTTTCGTCCGCCAGCTTAAAGTAGTTGCGGCGCAGCAGAGCACGAGGCATATCGCTTCGCTCTGCCCACTGCAGTTGCAGGGTGGTCGGGacctgctgctgtggctgctcCTCGCTGGGTATGAACAAACCAGTAGACACATTGCTGGGACGGGTTGCCAGCGTTCGCAGGGGCGGAGCGGGCAGTTTGTACCACTTAAAGTTAGGATTGGCATTAAAGAAGGCGTCCTTGTTCTGCAAAAGAAGACAACTTCTCTTAGAAAACTCTTAAGACTGGGTGTGTTGGGTGATTCTAAGGTTTTGGAACATGTAAACATTGTGGTCCCCACCTGCTGCGCAAGATCCGTAAAACAGTGCTTTTCTTGCTCGTCGAGTGCGGCCCACCAGTCGCCCAGTATCTTAGTGATGGcactgaaattaaaaatagcaaCGTAAGTATTTTGCAAAGACCAAGACTTTTGTAGCAAAAACCCACCGGTTCTCGAGGGTCTTGTATCGCTCCTTGACAATGCCGCGATGTCGCTTGCAGAAGATGAGGAATGCGTTCATGGGGCGGCGGGCATGGTGCTCCGGTCGGACGTTGTCCGCCGGCTGATcctcctgcagctgctgcggctgcagtTGATGGCGATCCTGATCCAGGTGCGGCACTGTGACAACATCCACGTCTACGTGCTCCTCGTCGGCCTCGCGACGAATGCGTGTAATTTCCTGCTGCACCGGCAACTCCACCTGGatctcctgctcctcctcctcgtcctcctcctcttcatcgagctcctcctcgtcgtcctcgtcctcggtGTCGCTGCTGTAGTCCTGCAGCTTGGCGTAGTTGTGCACATCCTCGATGCGTCGAAAGGCATTTTCTTGGTCCTCTGTGCGCTGCGGCTGAGGGTTGACTAAGGCACTTTTGGCGGCTTCGCCTGGTGATCCAGGTGCTTCTGCTCCTCTCTCTAAAGCTTTCATTTCGGTTCCCCCTGCATTTGATTGCTTTTCCCTGGGCGTGGGCATGGGCAGCCAGCGGAGTCCGCTGGCTCCTATTTGGGAAACCCTTTTTACCGCAGCAACACCACTGGGCGCTCCTGCCGAACAGATTGAGTTTCCTGATCGTTTCCGGACACTCGCGGCTGGATCGGCTACTTTGTAAACGGCCCTTAGAGCCCCAGTGCCAATGGGGACTCCCAGCAAGGGAGACACTGCAGCTgaacttttgaaaaattgaGAAATACTATTTCCGGGAGCAACTATTCGGTAGTCCACCAAACTGCCAGCTCCTTGGCCAGCTCCAGTTGCGGCAGCTCCTGCTGTCGACCCGGGAGGAAGTTCCCTTGGACTTGCAGAGTCCACAGCACGACTCGACCCTCGGCTGATGACAGTTATCCCTGGTTCGCCTGCTGGTGAAGGTCCTGTGGCAGGTGCACATCCCACAGAACCGCCCGTGCCCTGGATCAGCCCAGTTGCCAGTGGTGTATCGGACCTCGCATGAGCTCCTGCTGCGGCTGAAAGCCCCGTAAAGCTCCCCAGCTCCTGACCACCGCCTGTTGGTGCAATCGCTCCACTTTGTTCCCGGATCTTCTTGATTATTTTCAGCACTTCGCCCgtctttttgttgttgttgctcatTTTTTGCTCCACTGTTTTAAGGCCACTGtagatgttgttgttgctgttgttgctgctgctgctgccgttgatgttgctgttgttgtagGCAAAGTGCAACTTGATTGCTGCACCTGCTGGCGTTACCTGTGCTACCTGCTGACCACCGCCGACGCTCAGGCCGTTGATCATTGAGAACATGGTTTTGCTCCTTCTCGCCTAGTGCCGATCCTCGAACATAATACGCTGCAATTGTGGAAGAAGATATTGCTTTTTAGAGAGTGAATTCCACAAGTGCACGAAAATGGCGATGCCAATGTGGCtggaaaaaaaactaattggCAGCCCTGGATTTTGCGACACTGAGTTGTTTACAAATTTCCAGAGAAGGAGACAGCGATAGAGATCagctgtgcctgtgtgtgcgtgctgtGACGCCTTCTTTCGCCCCCTCTCTTTCGTTCCCATACAAAACTttcttaaacaaaaataaaaactaatcgCACAATAACAAAGCATTTTTCATTATGAAATTCAAGCAAGTTCCACTCatgcatacatatgtataataaaaatagtCAGCATAGGAATATTTGCACAGTAAATGAACAGAATAACAACAAAGGCTGTTGCACTCGATAAGTTGTACTTGTTTTTGATTTCCAATAATTTACAACTCTGCTACGGCCTCAATATGTGTATGAACATATGTACagtgtacatatgtacattcATACACACATATTCCATGAAACGTAACCAAAGCTAAGCGATATTTCTAATAAAacagttaaaattaaaagcacaTATGTGTGTTGATATATATTGATATGAAATGCTTACGCCTTTGTCACTGCTAGCTAAGGTCAATAGCAACAAACAATATTACTGCTCTGGTAGACGAAACACAAGCTTAGTTTTCAACGTGTAACAAAAATAGTTGCTAAGTTCGAAAACCGTTTTTAATATTGgtatacaattattttccTCGTACTGCTATTGCACAATTATGTGacaaacaaaacacacaaataaagaaatggaagaggaaaaacaaaaacaaaaacgaaaacagGCTACGTGTACAGCTGAGCGCACGCCTGTGTGAGTGCGCGAGAGCGAGACCGCTAGAAGAGAGTACGAGTGCGTTGCCTTCTCTCCTTTTCGCTCAGTTCGCTTTGAACTTGATTAAGTCAATtgtggttgctgttgttgttgctttgcGATTCTACCTAATTGTTTGTGCGAGCAACGCACTGCCTTTGTTATTGTGAATTTTTGGCAAGGAAAGAGAGGGAAGAGGATCGCCGCGCCAGAGTTGCCACCTGGCCCGATAAGTAAAGTGCAGCTGTCAGCTGTTGGTTACCGTTGGCCGTCTCTCTCCATCCCGCTCGCTCTTACAAATACAGATGCACACGGTCAAGGCCAAGTTTTGAAAGGGCGGTCGGTGGGTGGCAGGGAGAGGGGCTATTCTGTTCATAACCTTCAAACGTATAATTCTGGTTTTCAGGTTAGGATTTGAACGACTTTTAAATGCAACCAtttgatttcgattttcaaGTTAACTAGGAAACACACATCCGAGCACACTGAGTTCTCCCGTGTATAGAGCtcacacaaacacaaacaaagaACAGCTGATGACGTTTGTTATTTTGTGCGCGTCGCttattttaggtttttttgcacaaaacaaaaatcctAAATGAAAACGGTTTTTTAGGGTCTTAGCATAAATAAAGGTTTGCTTTAATCGCAATTTACTTGACTGAAATTATTGCCTCGAATCGAAGAGTCTGCTCtcgtttaattaaatttcaatgttGATGATGTCAAATGAGAATGAAAACTGActgtgttttctgtttttgtgcGGCGGCCAGAGGCAGCGACGTCGGCAGCAAAGACGACGATGTGGAGACGTCGCTTCGCACCATGGGCCAGATCgcgaatgtttttttttcaaaatgtacaaaaatgGCGAGGAGCAGACCTGCTATAATCTGATTCGAAGATGTTCTAATTCTGTTTGGTTTGcactttttatttactttttgcaaagacttatctttaaaaaaaaacgtttggaaataaaaatgttaaatggaAGATATGGAAAAATTTGATTGCTTTTCTAGATGGTATAAGGCAGTTATTATATCATCTAGAAAAGCGATAAAATTTTTCCATATCCTGAGCGTTGTGTTCTAAATATAAGATGTGTACATTACATTCTACTTTACTTATAAAATGTTGTGCATCGGCTTCTGTATATCTTCTATTAATTGCGCAACTATGTATGTATATGAAAAAGTTGatgtacaaaatttaaaaatttattgcgGCTTTAACAGTGCACTTTACACTTGATGCGTTACAAACAAAACCGTCGtggaaatgaaagaaaaaatcTCTTTATGCTGCACAAAAGGTAGTTCTCAAAAATGAACACCGATTTGCCCCACTGCACAGTGGCATCGCTGCTGACGCTTAATTAcgcgcagcaacaacaataccactgcgaaatttattttattttgctttttcttTCTGCAGGCGcctgtttgtgtgtgtgcggttCCCATATCCGCAACGCATCCATTTTCACACAAATCTTCGTCTCTCtccaaaaacaataacaacgaAAGCGTTTGCAGAGTGGGAGAGACGAGTGCAGCCGTCTCTGTTGCACTTTCTGCGCTCGCTCAGCTGTTTTCGATTTCTTGGCTGAGGGAGAATCGAACTGAGTCGCGTTATTATTGAAAGGGGGATTTCCAAGAAATTGTAGTTTAGATACATTCTGCTAAgtacaatattaaaaattaaaatatagtttaaGACACatcttagaaaaaaaaaattcctaccgaacatttaaaattataacaaaagtGCATTAACTATGGAGAAAATATaagcaaaaattataaaagatgGCCAACTAAATTAAGAAaagttgaatttaaaaattaataatatctaGGAATAAGTGCAATTTTTATGCTCCACATGTGTGTATACATTTATGAACATACTTGTGCATCATTCCTCCTTTTTTGCAACAAGTTGATTGACCAATTGCAGAACAAGTGTGTGTTTGAATGGGCATAGTACATATGTGCACTGTATTATGTACATACAACCCTCCAAACTGTGCTTTTTTATTGCATAACCACACTTAACAGTTTTGCTCGAACAGTTGCCGATTCAGTTTGtttgcaatttgcatttttaccCAAcccaggagcaacaacaatgttATTGTTTTTCAAGGTCATGCACACATGCAAGCCAGATGAACGGCAAAACAACCGCCCACCCACCGCCACCCCCTGGCACTCACCACACCCCCCAACGGTTCAGGTTTGGAGGTTCACTTCGGTTCAgctctcctctctctctttggCTGAGAGAGCGACACAAGCGACCAAACTGGCTATCTCAGCTGAAAACCATTGTCCTCTCCCCTAGAGTGAACCAACGTAAGTGTGAACTAGCTAGTCGTATCTTTTGGGCTATTCACACAAATATCTCGTGGCGGAATGTGCTGGATATTTGTACTGATGTTTTTCAGAATTCCGTCTGACTTTCGCGCGACGCGATAAAAGAGCTATACGAACATGTATGGCACTTTTTCCTTGAATAgctttttatacaaaattttacTCAGAGTTATATTCCACTTTTGGAAATTTCTTTGAGCTGAAACGTACAAAAATAATGGAACCCATTCATGTTATCGTTGGATGCTTATTACTCTATCGGGAGGTTCACTATATTGGGCGTTCACCGTATTTACGTATGCTTTTGCGGCGGCAGGGATACCGTTATGCACTATATCTAGctctctctctatctctctaCACTCGTCTCTACCGCCTGTATGTGTGTGATTGCATGTTGCTTGGGGGCAGTTTTCAGGGTCAGGGAAATTCGATTTTTGTCTATCTCTGCTTCTTCTTCCTTGTTGCTTTCCTTCACTATCAACACAGTACTGTCAAGGCCAAAATCAAATGAAGTTAGGCACCAATGCAATCGAAGCCTTGATACCCTTTCTTTTTGTGaggtgaaaattaaaatgtttagtttttaatagaCGTCTTGATACGCTTTATTTTTGTAAGGTGCAAACTAAAATGTGTAGTTTTGAAAAGTTTATTACAATACATTGGGGGTCATTGGCAGGACGGGACCTTAACAATTCTCAGCAATACTGCCAATGAAACTATACATGTGCCCAAAGTGTGACCAGtaaataaattcttgatcagcatcactagccGAGTAGATCAAGCCAAGTCCTGTTGGAGGCGCTTTGCAATCTCTCTTTGCTGTTTGTTCACCTTGTAATAGGTATAATTTTTGAGTAAAAGATCATAGTACCCATTATAGAAAATGATATTGAAAAGAGAGAACAAGAATTGGAACTGAGGGGacaaattaaaatgataaCTCTGGTAAATCGTCAatgttgatatcagaacttctGTATGTTGAATGTTAGTTCTTTACTTGGTTTGTACCAAGTTAGGagatatttttgtttgtatcAGTTTTTATTTAGATTTGTTCTATCATATATAGTACCtaatatttttgcaatttcATCAGATGCATCATAAATTATACTGGCTTTCGCAAGCTAACTACTTTTTTCTCTGACTAGAGACCTTTAATAGTACTCGGTTTGGTTCGCTTTTAACTTCTAACTACAACCATTTAGATGACCTTTTGTCGTCAAACTGGTGATACATCATCTAGATGGAATTTAATGATCAGGCATTGATGCGTTAGTTGTTCTTAAGACGTTGAAGTatcaatttttgtatttttaaaacttgttAACATTTTAGACTAAATGTCTTGTTTTCGTTGTAAAATCAACCGAAAAGTAGTATATCTAGGCTTAAAAAACGTTTGGTCCTACTTTTTACAACTAAAATGTAGACAAATTTGCTTTAAAAGGTGTGAACCAGATTTCATATCTTATGGTTTTAGTGATTCAGAAGTTGCGGGCGTACAAAATGTTTGTATTATTGGTGTTTTCCCACTAAATTAGAgattatattatttccaatACCTTATAAACGGAGCATCGGATTGAATTGAAGAGTCATTGTATTTTCAACGAGAATACATAGAGGTTAGGTTTTTTCCcaaactaaaaagtttttttaagtttggGTTACAATTCTTTTAGCTAGTAGTGGCTTTCGTTCCCAAAAAACATGCCagcaaaaagttttcattCTTTAAATGTGTATTTTGTTGAATGTGATCCACTTCTGAGAAGTTTTCGCCACTTTACACCCAAGCAAGAATATTTGATGGGATGGACCGATCATTCAAATTAGGCACCAAAATTAGTTGGTTTCAGCACAATTGCGGTAAAAGTGAAAATCTCTAGGTATGAAACAGATAGTAGAGTTTATGATTGTTAGTATGTTAGCGGGAGATACGCAACGGATTCGGTAAAAAACCATTCCTTTTttccaaattaataaaaaacaagatttttaGGTTGCTTAAAACTTCAAAAGCTATTTACGCTTGGGACAATAGCTAGCTTCTTAGCTATACacctttatattatttaaattctgaGAATTCCAGTCAATTATTTTAGCCAATATAAGGgccatatatattttcattaaacttcatgttttaataaattttaggTTACATTATGGCGTgtgaaaaatttgtaaaagGGACGTGTGAGATTTGCCAAAAAATGTGGGATCTTGAAcgtaaataagaaaatatacttAGGTCATTGGGAAGATTTGAGTAAACCGCCGAGAGGAGtttgtaaaacaatttttattacatcTGCGTGACTTCCAAAAGTCCAGAGCTCCAACGGCAATCCTTAAGTCAAAAAACGATTGTGAAAAAATAAGCACGATAAAAATGAACAAGATAGCAATCGAAAGAAAGCAAAAGGTTTCAGTTGATACCCACAAAGTACACAAAGTGAGCAACACTATGAGGACATTCCCATTGTTAAATCAGTTTATTTTACTGGTGGTTTTAGTTAGTCTTGGTGTTAATGAACTTTGAAAAAGGGGCGTTTTACGAACAAGACGAATTTCCCAAACACTTATGTAAACATAAGACGGAATTATTCTATTTTTAGCCAGAGTCAAGCAATGATAACACTTATCGGCAAACCGCGGAAATTGAAGAGAAAAATGGGGCGGGTGAAAAGACCAAAACGATAAGCGACAGCCAGTCTAAGAGATATTTTTTAGACGATAATTTTGGGTACGTACTCGTAGTGTCGAAGCGTACAAGAAGTGTTTGCAAAGGCGAATACTACCACAAGAGTAAAAAAAGGCGAGTCTTTTGACTATCTGATACCCTttactcagctaaagggaATGTGACCGGAGATGGGATTATGCAAACGACAGGGCGACTGTTTTCAATCTCGATAGCTCGAATTTTCGGTTTGACACCtttaacaaacattttaaaatgtggcTTGTTCTGCCCAGAATTTAATCCTCTTTtctagttttttattttcccaaatCTCTGCTTTCGTACAGAGAGATGGGTGGATCGTTTCTTATAAAGatatactttattgggtcggTACACTTATAGGTCGGTTATATACTTTCCAGTGAATACAATAAACCTCTACGAGCAACGCCATGCGTTTTAAGAGACTCaccattgatttttttttaaattaaagaatcACTTACCTAAATTGGTCCCAAATAGGTTAGAGATGGGCTATTCTGGTCGGGATCGATCCTACCGCTTGAGCACATTGATGAAGGTCTCGTGCGGCACGCGAATGTTGGCGAACATGCGCATCTTTTTCTTGCCTTCGGCCTGCTGTTTGAGCAGCTTCATCCGCCGGGTAACATCGCCTCCGTACAGCTTCGCCGTCACATCCTTCCGATAGGCCTTAATGGTTTCCCGGGCGAGGACCTTGCTGCCCACACAAGCCTGGATTGCGATCTGCACCATCTGCTTTGGTATAAGTTCGCGCAGCTTAAGGACCATCTGCCGGGCCACGGCCGTGGCCTTGGACACATGGACGATGCGGCACAACTCCTCCACGGGCTTGCCGTTCAGGTGAATGTCCAAACGCACCAAATTGGACGGGTGATACCCGTGATCCTCGTAGCTGAAACTAGCATAGCCCGAACTCAACGACTTCAGCCGATCGTGGAAGTCCAGTATGATCTCGCTCAGCGGCAAGACGTACTTCATTAAAACACGCGTCTCGTCGATGTTCACCGAGCTCTGCTGCAACCCACGTCGCTCCACACACAGCCCGATCACCTGGCCCACATAATCCGTGGGCGTGATTATCGTACCCAAAACAAGCGGTTCGTAGTACTCCTTAATGCTGTGGGGTTCCGGAAAGAGAGCTGCATTGGAAATGTCCATAGTGTCGCGTCCCTGCTGCCGAATCATCTTTGGGTTGCTCAACACCAAACGGTATGTGACAGAGGGCGCTGTGATTATAGGCTCGGCCCCATGCTCCTGCTCC containing:
- the LOC108035785 gene encoding uncharacterized protein LOC108035785, with the protein product MFSMINGLSVGGGQQVAQVTPAGAAIKLHFAYNNSNINGSSSSNNSNNNIYSGLKTVEQKMSNNNKKTGEVLKIIKKIREQSGAIAPTGGGQELGSFTGLSAAAGAHARSDTPLATGLIQGTGGSVGCAPATGPSPAGEPGITVISRGSSRAVDSASPRELPPGSTAGAAATGAGQGAGSLVDYRIVAPGNSISQFFKSSAAVSPLLGVPIGTGALRAVYKVADPAASVRKRSGNSICSAGAPSGVAAVKRVSQIGASGLRWLPMPTPREKQSNAGGTEMKALERGAEAPGSPGEAAKSALVNPQPQRTEDQENAFRRIEDVHNYAKLQDYSSDTEDEDDEEELDEEEEDEEEEQEIQVELPVQQEITRIRREADEEHVDVDVVTVPHLDQDRHQLQPQQLQEDQPADNVRPEHHARRPMNAFLIFCKRHRGIVKERYKTLENRAITKILGDWWAALDEQEKHCFTDLAQQNKDAFFNANPNFKWYKLPAPPLRTLATRPSNVSTGLFIPSEEQPQQQVPTTLQLQWAERSDMPRALLRRNYFKLADETQMGELSSLLQVQVQEKDFALQQALSETSQFLSAHMPGGNPNGNVNKRTLPDSNSSNSSEEEAVSGGSPSKKAKSSRSCKGKIYQELVNSGQLAAIAKKSKARSPPAGNLGGNFVDLPLDAGPNTPPVSPPERQNRSSDSNQKHPRSVSESSNSGFFDLEEKIKELPALSLDAYLQRKRSTKKKKKFSGNKKQRNSNSTSSGSVVSNTAAATTKGAATAASEHMVRIKQQQQQMQAVGSQRRKARKESITRRDVSAIEQEVASILPLTINGSYYFNQSDAPKAVNASVASSSTSPPLSSNSSSSSSSLSSQPAFDVTSSTSDLLILAEVAANRTEFTKSN